The sequence ACCCATTTCAGCGTCTGCGAGAAATTCGCCCCTGGCATGATCACGCCGCTGGCCCTCTCCAACGGTTTCATCATGCTCGATGAAGCCTGCCATACGCTCGGTGAAAATGACGAGGTACGCTTCATCCCGACCCGTTTTGTCTGGCGCAGCGGCACCCCCGTCTCCCTCATCAGCACGACTGAGGGGTAATGCTTCAGCTTTCCGGAGTCGCCTCCGGCTTCGTCCGCTTCAGCACCGCCGAAAGGTAGAGGGCGCCCACGATCCCCGATACCAGCGAGCCCATCAAAATCCCGATCCGCTCATCCACCAGCGAGAAACAGACCCCTTCACTGCATTCAAAGGCCAGAGAGCCGATAAAGAGACTCATCGTAAACCCGATCCCGCCGAGGATGGCGACCCCGAACAGCTGCGCGTTCGTCACCCCTTCAGGCAGTTTTCCCAGCCGCAGCATCACGGCAAGACGGCTGAAGAGAAAGATCCCGATGCTTTTGCCGATGAAGAGCCCGGCCGCGATCCCCATCGTCACGGAGTGCGCAAAGTCGCTCGCCGAAACGCTGCCGAAGCTGACCCCCGTGTTGACGAAGGCAAAGAGCGGAAGAATGATGTAATTGACCGGCGCGTGCAGGGAGTGTTCAAGGTTATGGAAACTCTCCCGGTTGCCCTGCAGGGGGATCAGCAGTCCCAGCACAACCCCGGCAATCGTTGCATGAACCCCCGATTTCAGTACGGCGGCCCACATGATCAGCCCGATCAGGATATAAAACGTATTGTTCGTGACGCCCCGCAGATTCATAAAGAGCAGGATCAGCGCCATCGTCATCGCCGTCCCGAGTGCGGCGAAAGAGAGTCCGTGCCCGTAAAAGAGTGCGATGACAATGATGGCGCCAAGGTCATCAATGATTGCCAGCGCCAGCAAAAAGACTTTCAGCGCGGGCGGGACACGGTTGCCGAGCAGCGAGAGGATCCCTAGCGCGAAGGCGATATCCGTCGCCATCGGGATCGCCCACCCTTTCATCGCTGCGTCGTCACCGGCATTGAGCCCCCAGTAGATCAGGGCCGGCACCAGCATCCCCCCGAGGGCGGCAAAAGCCGGCAGGGCGACCTTGGAGCGCTCCTGGAGGCTGCCCTCCAGCACTTCGCGCTTGATCTCAAGCCCCACCATGAAGAAGAAGACGGCCATCAGGCCGTCGTTGATCCAGAGCAGCAGCGGTTTGGCGATGGCAAATTCATCGAAACTGATGACCACGGGAATGTTGAGAAAATAGCTGTAAAAACTGTGCAGCGGTGAGTTGGCCATCGCGATGGCCATCACGGTCGAAACGATCAGCAAAACGCCGATCGCGGATTCGCGCTTTAAAAATTGCAGCAGGGTCTCATGTCGCATCACTGTCCTTTCGCGGCAGATCCAGCATGAAACAGGCACCCGCCCCGCGGTTGTGGACGCTGACGCTGCCGTTCATACTCTTCTCCATAATCGTTTTGACCATATAGAGTCCTATCCCCGTTCCCTGGGACTTGAACTTTGTCGTGAAATAGGGGTCGAATACCCGGTCGATGATGTCATCGGCGACGCCACCCCCGTTGTCGCACACCGCCACCATGATCATCTCCCTGGCCGTCTGCACGCGGATAGTGACCTGCGGCTTTTTGGTCCCGTGGTCGAGCATCGCATCCTTGGCGTTGTTCAGAAGGTTGAGCATCACCTGGGAAAACTCGTTCTCATGCCCCAGTGTCACCGGCCGTCCCTCGCATTTGAGATCGATCCCGATATTGTACCGGTTCAGGGTCGGCCGGAAGAGCTCCAGCACCTTTTCGATGGCGCCGCAGATACAGAACTCCTCGCGCTCACGGTCCGGCATGAAAAAGGTCCGGAAATCGTCAATGGTGTGTGTCATATACTCCATCAACGTCTCGGACTGCTCCTGGTAGGTCTGCATCTTCGCCTCACTGAGGTTTCCGAGCTGGTATTCAAAGAAGATGTTACTCTGGATCAGGGAGAGCTGGTTCAGGGGCTGCCGCCACTGGTGGGCGATATTCTCGATCATCTCCCCCATTGCCGCCTGGCGCGACTGCAGGATCATAATGCGGTCCTTCTCGCGCAGCTCGTCGACCTTGAGGGCGATCTTTACCTGGAGTTCGTCGTTGAACTCCCGCAGTTTCGCCATATGTTCATGTTTCATCATGTTGATCCGGTCTGCGAGGGCAAAGGAGAGCAGGATCATCTGGATCAGCGAACCGGCCTGCTGGGTATAGAGCATCACCGGATGCGTCGGTACCACCCCGAGCTGGTTCAGCGCCACGAGGATCGTCGCCAACAGGAAAACAATCCACCCGGCCAGGTAGTAGCGGGCCGCATGGTAGTTGGGCAGCACCTTGATCCCGGCGTAGATCAATACCCACGGGATGATCGCACTCCAGACGGCCGCCGCCGTGATCGCCGTATGGTAATCGAGCAGCAGCACCGCAAGGACCCCGAGAAAGGAGATGAACTCCGCAAAGGCGATGACACGTTCCGCCTGCGGGGCATGACGCTTGAGCATCAGGAAGTAGCGCGCAAAGCGGAACCCGAACATGGCCGAGAAGAAGATGAAAAAGGCCAGACCGCTGTTGGCCATCCATACATTCCCCGGCCAGAGCCACTCCGGCCCCAGTCCGTCGAAATTGAGCTGGAAAAGCATGTAACTCGCCAGGAAGGCCAGATAGTTGAAGTAGTGGATCTCCCGGACGAAGATGTAAAGCACCATGTTATAGACGAGCAGCAGCAGCATCACCCCGTAGAACAGCCCCAGGAGCAGGTTGGAAAAAGACTCCTCACGATAGGCGCCCGAGAGCCGTTCGACGGTCAAAGGGATCTGCAGCGCCCCCTGCGTCTTGACCTGGAGCAGGTAGGTGGTTGTTCCCTCCGTGGGCGGCAGCTTCTCCCAGAACATGCGGCTTGCATAGGCACGCGGGGCGTTCACGGTATCGCCGTCGCGGCTCAGCAACCTCAATCCCTCTCCCTCCAGACGGTAGAGGCTGTATTCATCGATGTGCGAATTCCCGATGCTCAGAATCCACTCCGTCTTGTCGCCCGCGGGACGGGTAAGCTCAAAGCGTATCCAGATGGGTTTATCGACGAACCCGAAATTATAGATGGTCGATTCCGCCGCCCTGAAACGTGGCATCCACTCCGGGATCATCTCCGGGGACACGGGCGTTTTGTCTTCAATCAGATAGGCACTGTCCGGGACGATGTTGATCTCGCCGCTTTCCGAGGGCTCCAGCGTGACCGTGCCGGCAGCCGCATACAGTGACAGAAGCAATACGATGATAATTGTACGAATCATGCGTCCCTTCCCGCGTTACATTGGGGACTATTATAGGGTGAAATGTTGAAAAGGGGGGTAAAGGCGCCCGGAGGCACCGGAGATCAGGAGAGCTGTGCGGCGATCGCGTCGGCCGTGAAGCCGAATTTTGTGAAAAGTTCGCCGGCCGGTGCGCTGGCACCGAAGGTGTCCATGCCGATGACCGTTTCGGCAAAGCGGTACCACTCCATCCCGCGGGCCGCTTCAATGGCGACGGCCTTCGTGCCCGGCTTGACGATTTCGGCGATGTAGGAGGCATCCTGCTCGAGAAAGAGGTCGAAACACGGGACACTGACGACGTTCGCCTTGATCCCTTTGTCTGCAAGCTTCGTCTTGACCTCAACGGCCAGGCCGACTTCCGAACCCGAAGCCATCAGCGTCATTGCCGCATCCGCTTCTTCGCTCAGCAGGTAACCGCCCTGCGCTGCGCTTCCCTTGGCCGGGGCATCGAGCAGCGGAAGGTTCTGGCGTGAACAGACGAAGGCCGACGGGGCGTCGGTTTTGGCCAGGGCCCACTTCCAGGCTTCGATGTTCTCGTTGCCGTCCGCCGGACGCCAGACGTAGAAGTTCGGCAGGGCGCGGAACTGCCCCAGGTGTTCGATCGGCTGGTGGGTCGGGCCGTCTTCGCCGACGCCGATGCTGTCGTGCGTCCAGATGAAGAAGTGCTGGATACCGCTCAGCGCCGCGATACGCGCCGCCGGTTTGAGGTAGTCGCTGAAGACGAAGAAGGTCGCACTGAACGGCATCAGCGGGCCGTAGAGAGCCATGGCGTTCGTAATGGCCCCCATCGCGTGTTCGCGGATACCGAAGTGGATGTTCTTGCCGCGCGGGAACTCGCCGAGGTCTTTGAGCTCCGTTTTGTTGGACGGTCCGAGGTCCGCCGAACCGCCGAGGAAGCCCGGGATCGCCTTGGCGACGGCATTGAGGATCTTCCCGTTCGTGTTACGCGTCGCGTCGGCCTTGTCGAATACCGGCCACTGGATGCGGGAGAAGTCCGGGGCAGTCAGGGCGCCCAGCGCTTCGTTCTGCTCGACCAGCGGGAGGGTGGCCAGGCGGTGTTTCCATTCACGCTCGGCCAGGTCGCCCGCTTCGACGGCGCAGCGGAAACGGGCCAGGACGTCTTCGTCGACCTGGAACGCCTCGTTCGGGTTGAACCCGCAGTTCGTCTTCGCTTCGCAGATGATCTCCTCGCCCAGCGGCGCACCGTGGGAGTGGTGAGAGCCTTCCATCTCGCACGCGCCCTTGGCGATCGTCGTATCGGCGATGATGAGTACCGGTTTCATGCGTGTTTTGGCTTCGGTGATGACGGCGTCGATCGCGTCGTAGTCATGCCCGTCCACTTCAAGAACGTCCCACCCCTGCGATTCGAAGCGCTGCGCGACGTTTTCGCTGATGCTCAGGTCCGTCGAACCCTCGATCGTGATGCGGTTGGAGTCGTAGATGAGGATCAGGTTGTCCAGCCGGTTGTGGCCGGCGATGGAACACGCCTCGTAGCTGATCCCCTCTTCCAGATCGCCGTCGCCGCAGAGGCAGTAGACGTGGTGGTCGATCACTTTGGCGGTCTCGGAGTTCACCTGTGCGCCGACGTACTTTGAGGCCATCGCAAAACCGACGGCGTTGGCGACGCCCTGGCC is a genomic window of Sulfurimonas sp. HSL1-2 containing:
- the tkt gene encoding transketolase, producing MSDNTMRAKMANTIRFLAADMVQKANSGHPGAPMGLADIAVVLSEHLSHNPKNPKWLNRDRLVFSGGHATGLIYSLYYLWGYGLEIEDLKQFRQLDSKTPGHPEYGHTEGIEITTGPLGQGVANAVGFAMASKYVGAQVNSETAKVIDHHVYCLCGDGDLEEGISYEACSIAGHNRLDNLILIYDSNRITIEGSTDLSISENVAQRFESQGWDVLEVDGHDYDAIDAVITEAKTRMKPVLIIADTTIAKGACEMEGSHHSHGAPLGEEIICEAKTNCGFNPNEAFQVDEDVLARFRCAVEAGDLAEREWKHRLATLPLVEQNEALGALTAPDFSRIQWPVFDKADATRNTNGKILNAVAKAIPGFLGGSADLGPSNKTELKDLGEFPRGKNIHFGIREHAMGAITNAMALYGPLMPFSATFFVFSDYLKPAARIAALSGIQHFFIWTHDSIGVGEDGPTHQPIEHLGQFRALPNFYVWRPADGNENIEAWKWALAKTDAPSAFVCSRQNLPLLDAPAKGSAAQGGYLLSEEADAAMTLMASGSEVGLAVEVKTKLADKGIKANVVSVPCFDLFLEQDASYIAEIVKPGTKAVAIEAARGMEWYRFAETVIGMDTFGASAPAGELFTKFGFTADAIAAQLS
- a CDS encoding sensor histidine kinase codes for the protein MIRTIIIVLLLSLYAAAGTVTLEPSESGEINIVPDSAYLIEDKTPVSPEMIPEWMPRFRAAESTIYNFGFVDKPIWIRFELTRPAGDKTEWILSIGNSHIDEYSLYRLEGEGLRLLSRDGDTVNAPRAYASRMFWEKLPPTEGTTTYLLQVKTQGALQIPLTVERLSGAYREESFSNLLLGLFYGVMLLLLVYNMVLYIFVREIHYFNYLAFLASYMLFQLNFDGLGPEWLWPGNVWMANSGLAFFIFFSAMFGFRFARYFLMLKRHAPQAERVIAFAEFISFLGVLAVLLLDYHTAITAAAVWSAIIPWVLIYAGIKVLPNYHAARYYLAGWIVFLLATILVALNQLGVVPTHPVMLYTQQAGSLIQMILLSFALADRINMMKHEHMAKLREFNDELQVKIALKVDELREKDRIMILQSRQAAMGEMIENIAHQWRQPLNQLSLIQSNIFFEYQLGNLSEAKMQTYQEQSETLMEYMTHTIDDFRTFFMPDREREEFCICGAIEKVLELFRPTLNRYNIGIDLKCEGRPVTLGHENEFSQVMLNLLNNAKDAMLDHGTKKPQVTIRVQTAREMIMVAVCDNGGGVADDIIDRVFDPYFTTKFKSQGTGIGLYMVKTIMEKSMNGSVSVHNRGAGACFMLDLPRKDSDAT
- the nhaA gene encoding Na+/H+ antiporter NhaA, whose protein sequence is MRHETLLQFLKRESAIGVLLIVSTVMAIAMANSPLHSFYSYFLNIPVVISFDEFAIAKPLLLWINDGLMAVFFFMVGLEIKREVLEGSLQERSKVALPAFAALGGMLVPALIYWGLNAGDDAAMKGWAIPMATDIAFALGILSLLGNRVPPALKVFLLALAIIDDLGAIIVIALFYGHGLSFAALGTAMTMALILLFMNLRGVTNNTFYILIGLIMWAAVLKSGVHATIAGVVLGLLIPLQGNRESFHNLEHSLHAPVNYIILPLFAFVNTGVSFGSVSASDFAHSVTMGIAAGLFIGKSIGIFLFSRLAVMLRLGKLPEGVTNAQLFGVAILGGIGFTMSLFIGSLAFECSEGVCFSLVDERIGILMGSLVSGIVGALYLSAVLKRTKPEATPES